In the Bacillus sp. HSf4 genome, GACTGAATGATGGAATAAAGGGGAACGATGCTGATCTGCGGCGTCAGCATCAGCCCGCCGAGACATAAAATAAAAACAGCCGATTTCATTTTAAATTCAAACCTCGCAAGGCCGTATGCCGCCCACGCGCTGACAAAGACGGTGATCACACACGTCAGAAACGTGACGATGACACTGTTCAAAAAATAAGCCGATATCCCTTGATTCCAAGCGGCCGCATAGTTTTCAAAATGCCATTCTTTCGGCAGCGACCAGCTGTGCTCGAAAATGTCCTCAGAACTCTTCAGCGAACTCAGCACCATCCACAAGAGCGGATAGCTGACAGCGGCCGTGTATAAAAGCAAATATAAGTATACGGCCGGCACACCGATATGGCGTTTCTTTATCCGGTATGAGGGTTTCGCCTTCCGGTTTGGAACTGCCCCGGACACTTCTATTTTCCCAGATGCCATCTGTTAATCCCCCTTTCCCGTTTTAAAAAGCCGCATTTGCATGACGGAAAGGCTGAGCGTGATCAGCAGAACAACGGTCGCAATCGCTGATGCATATCCCATCATATCCTGTGAAAATGCTTGCTTATACAAA is a window encoding:
- a CDS encoding carbohydrate ABC transporter permease, with amino-acid sequence MASGKIEVSGAVPNRKAKPSYRIKKRHIGVPAVYLYLLLYTAAVSYPLLWMVLSSLKSSEDIFEHSWSLPKEWHFENYAAAWNQGISAYFLNSVIVTFLTCVITVFVSAWAAYGLARFEFKMKSAVFILCLGGLMLTPQISIVPLYSIIQSLGLYNTYWALILPYAAYRIPFTIILIRSYFLAIPKELEEAAYIDGCTSFGVFFRIFLPMGLPILLTSAILTAYHTWNEFMFAIIFIDDENLKTIPAGLMQFRDALATDWGVLLAGLTISAAPIVILFLAMQKYFVRGIAAGSIKG